The Mycolicibacterium parafortuitum nucleotide sequence GTGATGAACTTCTTCAGTTCCCGGTCGCAGCACCCCGGGTGGCCGCTGGCGGTGGGCCCGCTGCGGGTACCCGCGGGACTGGTGCGGCTGCGTCCGGTGCGGCTTCGGGATGCGGCGCAGTGGAGCAGGATCCGGCTGGCCGACCGCAACCACCTGGAACCCTGGGAACCGTCGACAGACATGAACTGGGAACTGCGGCACTCGGTTTCGGCATGGCCTTCGGTGTGCTCGGGCCTTCGGGCCGAAGCCCGCAAGGGGCGCATGCTGCCGTATGCGATCGAGCTCGACGGCGAGTTCGCCGGCCAACTGACGATCGGCAACGTCACCCACGGCGCGCTGCGGTCGGCGTGGATCGGGTACTGGGTGGCCAGTGGCTCGACCGGCGGCGGTGTCGCGACCGCGGCGCTCGCACTGGGGCTCGACCACTGCTTCGGGCCGGTGATGTTGCACCGCGTCGAGGCCACCGTGCGTCCCGAGAACGCGGCGAGCCGAGCGGTGCTGGCAAAGGCGGGGTTGCGGGA carries:
- a CDS encoding GNAT family N-acetyltransferase, with the translated sequence MNFFSSRSQHPGWPLAVGPLRVPAGLVRLRPVRLRDAAQWSRIRLADRNHLEPWEPSTDMNWELRHSVSAWPSVCSGLRAEARKGRMLPYAIELDGEFAGQLTIGNVTHGALRSAWIGYWVASGSTGGGVATAALALGLDHCFGPVMLHRVEATVRPENAASRAVLAKAGLREEGLLKRYLDVDGAWRDHLLVAVTVEEINGSVASTLVRSGRASWA